A section of the Carya illinoinensis cultivar Pawnee chromosome 12, C.illinoinensisPawnee_v1, whole genome shotgun sequence genome encodes:
- the LOC122289532 gene encoding glucose-6-phosphate/phosphate translocator 1, chloroplastic, giving the protein MICSVRQSVTKTINGSDFFLRERSPVQPLQRSSLFFPALQKPQRFAVSVSKPLHVSSVENLSLKAPRDSVICEAYEAADSSRPVQQEAKSEAAKKVKIGVYFATWWALNVVFNIYNKKVLNAYPYPWLTSTLSLACGSLMMLISWATRIAEAPKTDFEFWKTLFPVAVAHTIGHVAATVSMSKVAVSFTHIIKSSEPAFSVLVSRFLLGESFPVPVYLSLIPIIGGCALAAVTELNFNMIGFMGAMISNLAFVFRNIFSKKGMKGKSVSGMNYYACLSLLSLLILTPFAIAVEGPQMWVAGWQTTMSQIGRQFIWWMAAQSVFYHLYNQVSYMSLDEISPLTFSIGNTMKRVSVIVSSIIIFHTPVQPINALGAAIAILGTFLYSQSKQ; this is encoded by the exons ATGATTTGCTCTGTGAGACAATCTGTCACGAAGACGATCAATGGTTCCGATTTTTTCCTCCGGGAGAGGTCTCCGGTACAGCCGCTTCAGCGATCCTCGCTGTTTTTTCCGGCGCTGCAGAAACCGCAGCGATTCGCTGTATCAGTTTCGAAGCCTTTGCATGTATCCTCGGTTGAGAATCTGAGTTTGAAAGCTCCGAGAGACTCGGTCATATGCGAGGCTTACGAGGCGGCGGACAGCTCGAGGCCGGTCCAGCAGGAGGCGAAATCGGAGGCGGCGAAGAAGGTGAAGATCGGAGTGTATTTCGCGACATGGTGGGCTTTGAATGTGGTGTTTAATATCTACAACAAGAAGGTTCTGAATGCGTACCCGTACCCATGGCTGACCTCGACACTCTCGCTTGCATGTGGTTCTCTAATGATGCTGATCTCCTGGGCCACGAGGATTGCCGAGGCGCCGAAGACCGATTTTGAGTTCTGGAAGACTTTGTTTCCG GTTGCAGTGGCGCATACAATTGGGCATGTTGCGGCAACTGTGAGTATGTCAAAGGTTGCTGTTTCATTCACCCACATCATCAAGAGCAGTGAGCCTGCTTTCAGTGTATTGGTTTCAAGGTTCCTATTGGGCGAGAGCTTCCCGGTGCCAGTTTACCTGTCACTTATTCCCATCATCGGTGGTTGTGCTCTTGCTGCCGTGACTGAGCTCAACTTCAACATGATTg GTTTTATGGGGGCTATGATATCAAACTTGGCTTTTGTCTTCCGGAACATATTTTCAAAGAAGGGCATGAAGGGGAAGTCTGTCAGTGGAATGAACTATTATGCTTGCCTGTCTCTGTTGTCCCTTTTAATTCTCACACCATTTGCTATTGCTGTGGAGGGACCGCAGATGTGGGTAGCTGGTTGGCAAACAACCATGTCTCAGATCGGACGCCAGTTCATATG GTGGATGGCAGCCCAGAGTGTTTTCTATCATCTCTACAACCAGGTGTCATACATGTCCCTCGACGAGATCTCTCCCTTGACATTTAGTATTGGAAACACCATGAAACGAGTATCTGTCATAGTCTCCTCAATCATCATCTTCCACACGCCGGTTCAGCCCATCAATGCGCTTGGAGCTGCCATTGCAATCCTTGGAACCTTCTTGTATTCCCAG TCAAAGCAGTAA
- the LOC122289531 gene encoding tryptophan synthase beta chain 1 codes for MATAPTTGTTFCGSAIRKPYVCSKFRFQFHPFSSHSSKPTVISCTIADRALRMDNGSSNSTLLQRPDSFGRFGKFGGKYVPETLMHALSELESAFHSLASDHDFQKELNAILKDYVGRESPLYFAERLTEHYKRPNGEGPHIYLKREDLNHTGAHKINNAVGQALLAKRLGKNRIIAETGAGQHGVATATVCARFGLQCVIYMGAQDMERQALNVFRMRLLGAEVRAVHAGTATLKDATSEAIRDWVTNVETTHYILGSVAGPHPYPMMVREFHAVIGKETRKQALETWGGKPDVLVACVGGGSNAIGLFHEFIDDRDVRMIGVEAAGFGLDSGKHAATLTKGEVGVLHGAMSYLLQDEDGQIIEPHSISAGLDYPGVGPEHSYLKDTGRAEYYNITDEEALEAFKRLSRLEGIIPALETSHAVAYLEQLCPTLPNGTKVVLNCSGRGDKDVHTAIKHLQI; via the exons ATGGCGACAGCCCCTACTACCGGAACCACCTTTTGCGGCTCCGCGATTCGCAAACCCTACGTTTGCTCCAAGTTTCGCTTCCAGTTCCACCCATTTTCCTCCCACTCTTCCAAACCTACTGTTATCTCTTGCACCATAGCCGACCGGGCCCTACGGATGGATAATGGCTCCTCCAATTCTACTCTCCTTCAGAGACCCGATTCCTTCGGTCGCTTCGGCAAGTTTGGCGGCAAGTACGTCCCCGAAACCCTCATGCACGCTCTCTCCGAGCTCGAGTCCGCTTTCCACTCTCTTGCTTCCGACCACGACTTTCAG AAAGAACTGAATGCGATCTTGAAAGATTATGTTGGAAGGGAGAGTCCTCTTTACTTTGCAGAGCGGCTAACTGAACATTATAAGCGTCCTAATGGTGAAGGCCCACACATTTACCTTAAGAGAGAGGATCTGAACCACACTGGGGCTCACAAAATCAACAATGCTGTTGGCCAAGCTTTGCTTGCCAAGCGATTGgggaaaaatagaataattgcTGAAACTGGAGCTGGTCAGCACGGAGTTGCAACAGCAACTGTTTGTGCTCGGTTTGGTTTGCAGTGTGTCATTTATATGGGTGCACAAGATATGGAGAGGCAAGCTCTTAATGTCTTCAGAATGCGGCTTCTTGGGGCTGAG GTTAGGGCAGTCCATGCGGGGACTGCAACCTTGAAAGATGCTACATCAGAAGCTATTAGGGACTGGGTAACTAATGTTGAGACAACCCATTATATTTTGGGCTCTGTTGCTGGGCCACATCCATACCCAATGATGGTTCGAGAGTTCCATGCGGTAATCGGTAAAGAAACCAGAAAACAAGCACTAGAGACATGGGGAGGGAAACCAGATGTTCTAGTAGCATGTGTTGGTGGAGGTTCGAATGCCATAGGACTCTTCCATGAGTTTATTGATGACAGAGATGTTAGGATGATTGGTGTGGAAGCTGCAGGCTTTGGATTGGACAGTGGTAAGCATGCCGCTACCTTGACAAAAGGGGAAGTCGGGGTTTTGCATGGAGCCATGAGCTATTTATTACAGGATGAAGATGGGCAAATTATTGAACCTCATTCCATAAGTGCAGG CTTGGATTATCCTGGGGTTGGACCAGAGCACAGCTATTTGAAAGATACAGGACGTGCTGAATATTATAACATCACTGATGAGGAGGCATTGGAAG CTTTCAAGAGATTATCGCGACTGGAGGGGATAATCCCTGCTCTGGAGACATCTCATGCTGTGGCTTACTTGGAGCAGCTTTGCCCTACTCTCCCAAATGGAACTAAGGTCGTGTTGAATTGCAGTGGCAGAGGGGATAAGGACGTTCATACAGCTATCAAGCATTTGCAGATTTAA